The following are encoded together in the Hippoglossus stenolepis isolate QCI-W04-F060 chromosome 12, HSTE1.2, whole genome shotgun sequence genome:
- the map4k3a gene encoding mitogen-activated protein kinase kinase kinase kinase 3 isoform X9, with the protein MNSSGDLSRRNPQEDFELIQRIGSGTYGDVYKARNVNTGELAAIKVIKLEPGEDFAVVQQEIIMMKDCKHSNIVAYFGSYLRRDKLWISMEYCGGGSLQDIYHVTGPLSESQIAYMSRETLQGLYYLHNKGKMHRDIKGANILLTDNGYVKLADFGVSAQITATLAKRKSFIGTPYWMAPEVAAVERKGGYNQLCDIWAVGITAIELAELQPPMFDLHPMRALFLMTKSNFQPPKLKDKLKWTNIFHHFVKLALTKNPKKRPTAEKLLQHPFVSQPLSRTLAIELLDKSNNPDHSTFNDFDDDDPEPEFKYRGHFLPISPGARRAPRFAARRKSPVSVPHRIRSTSRSTREGKTLSEINFGQVKFDPPLRKETEPHHEPCDSEPYLDCVEELYYTARSNLDLQLEYGHDSPSLLGGNKSLLKSVEEELKQRGHVAHLGDDEDEDDDGADDDETHTHKSSTIMRPKVPPPLPPKPKSICSSLQQQQLKQDDSQSHSEDDSGGGGTIKRCPAPQTASPAKAASNVPPRPPPPKLPPHRRSSLGNGLNAPHNGEKDSPAERQSTMPPSVPIRKDKKDVATPISNGLPPTPKVHMGACFSKVFNGCPLKIHCATSWINPDTRDQYLIFGAEEGIYTLNLNELHETTMEQLFPRRCTWLYVMNNCLLSISGKASQLYSHTLSGLFEQARQLQKLPVAIPTHRLPDKMIPRKFSVSNKIPDTKGCQKCCVVRNPYTGHKYLCGAFQSSVMLLEWVESMQKFMLIKNIDFPLPCPLEVFEMLVVPEQTYPLICVAVSKGTEPSQVVRFGTVNPNCTSSWFTEEDTPQTCVIHVTQLERDTILVCLDRCIKIVNLQGRLKSSRKLSAELTFNFQIEATVCLQDSVLAFWRHGMQGRSFKTNEITQEISDSTRIFRLLGSDRVVVLESRPTDNPTAHSNLYILAGHENSY; encoded by the exons ATGAACTCCAGCGGGGACCTGTCGCGGCGGAACCCGCAGGAGGACTTCGAGCTGATCCAGCGGATCGGAAGCGGCACGTACGGAGATGTGTACAAG gcTCGCAATGTAAACACAGGGGAGCTGGCTGCTATCAAAGTCATCAAACTGGAACCGG GTGAGGACTTTGCTGTCGTCCAGCAGGAGATTATAATGATGAAAGACTGTAAACACTCCAACATTGTTGCCTATTTTGGAAGTTATCTCCG GAGAGATAAGTTATGGATCAGTATGGAGTACTGTGGAGGAGGTTCTCTACAGGACATCTATcacg tcACCGGGCCTTTGTCAGAGTCACAGATCGCCTACATGTCACGTGAGACCCTGCAG GGTTTGTACTATCTACACAACAAAGGCAAAATGCACAGAGACATCAAG GGAGCCAACATCCTCCTGACAGACAACGGCTACGTTAAACTAG CTGACTTCGGTGTATCGGCCCAGATCACAGCAACTCTCGCCAAGAGGAAGTCATTCATTGGAACTCCTTATTG GATGGCTCCAGAGGTAGCAGcagtggagaggaaaggaggcTACAACCAGCTCTGTGATATCTGGGCTGTGGGCATCACTGCGATAGAGTTGGCCGAACTACAGCCGCCCATGTTCGACCTGCACcccatgag GGCTCTGTTCCTAATGACCAAGAGCAACTTCCAGCCTCCCAAGTTGAAAGATAAACTCAAGTG gACAAATATCTTCCACCATTTTGTCAAACTTGCTCTGACCAAGAACCCAAAGAAGAGGCCCACAGCTGAGaaactgctgcag CACCCTTTTGTGTCGCAGCCGCTCAGCAGGACGCTGGCCATCGAGCTTCTGGACAAATCCAACAACCCCGACCACAGCACCTTCAACGACTTCGATGACGACGACCCTGAACCTGAg TTTAAGTACAGGGGTCATTTCCTACCCATAAGCCCCGGCGCTCGACGCGCACCCCGTTTTGCGGCCCGTAGGAAG TCTCCGGTCTCTGTTCCTCATCGTATTCGTTCCACCAGCAGGAGCACAAGGGAGGGGAAGACGTTGTCTGAGATTAACT TCGGTCAGGTGAAGTTTGATCCTCCGttgagaaaagagacagagccCCACCATGAGCCG TGTGATTCTGAGCCCTATCTGGACTGTGTTGAGGAGCTCTACTATACCGCGAGATCTAATCTG GACTTGCAGCTGGAGTATGGGCATGATTCACCGAGTCTACTGGGAGGAAACAA GAGTCTTCTCAAATCTGTGGAGGAAGAGCTCAAGCAGAG GGGCCATGTGGCACACTTAggggatgatgaggatgaggatgatgatggtgcagatgatgatgaaactCACACTCA TAAATCGAGCACTATCATGAGGCCAAAGGTCCCACCCCCGCTGCCACCCAAG CCCAAGTCCATCTGCTcgtccctgcagcagcagcaactcaAACAAGACGACAGCCAATCCCACAGTGAGGACGACAGCGGAGGGGGGGGGACCATCAAGCGCTGTCCGGCCCCGCAGACGGCGAGTCCGGCCAAGGCCGCCTCCAACGTCCCCCCGCGGCCCCCGCCCCCGAAGCTGCCGCCCCACCGCCGCAGCAGCCTAG GCAATGGGCTGAACGCTCCACACAACGGAGAGAAGGACAGTCCGGCAGAGAGACAGTCCACCATGCCCCCTAGTGTCCCCATACGGAAAGACAAGAAGGATGTGGCG ACGCCGATCAGCAACGGTCTCCCACCCACACCTAAAGTCCAT ATGGGTGCATGTTTCTCCAAGGTGTTCAACGGTTGTCCTCTGAAAATCCACTGTGCCACTTCATGGATCAACCCAGACACCAGAG acCAGTATTTGATATTTGGAGCTGAAGAGGGGATCTACACATTAAACCTTAATGAGCTGCATGAGACCACGATGGAGCAG ctcttccCACGAAGGTGTACCTGGTTATACGTCATGAACAATTGTCTTCTTTCCATATCTG GAAAAGCGTCGCAGCTGTACTCTCACACCCTGAGCGGTCTGTTCGAACAGGCCCGGCAGTTACAGAAGTTACCAGTAGCCATTCCCACACACAGGCTGCCTGATAAGATGATTCCCAG GAAGTTTTCTGTGTCCAATAAAATTCCAGACACTAAAGGCTGCCAAAAGTGCTGCGTAG TGAGAAACCCGTACACAGGCCACAAGTATCTGTGTGGAGCCTTCCAGTCCAGTGTCATGCTGCTGGAGTGGGTGGAGTCCATGCAGAAGTTCATGCTCATCaag AACATCGACTTCCCGCTGCCGTGTCCGCTGGAGGTGTTTGAGATGCTGGTGGTCCCGGAGCAGACCTACCCTCTGATCTGCGTGGCCGTCAGTAAAGGCACCGAACCCAGCCAGGTGGTCCGGTTCGGCACAGTCAACCCCAACTGTACCTCGTCCTGGTTCACAGAAGAAG ACACACCACAGACGTGTGTGATCCACGTCACTCAGCTAGAGAGGGACACCATCCTGGTCTGCCTCGACA gaTGTATAAAGATAGTGAACCTGCAGGGCCGCTTGAAATCCAGCAGAAAGCTTTCAGCCGAGCTGACGTTCAACTTCCAGATTGAAGCCACgg TTTGTCTCCAAGACAGTGTCCTGGCTTTCTGGAGGCATGGCATGCAGGGGCGGAGTTTCAAGACCAACGAG ATCACCCAGGAGATCTCTGACAGCACACGCATCTTCAGACTACTGGGATCAGACAG aGTGGTGGTGCTGGAGAGCAGGCCCACTGACAACCCTACAGCCCACAGCAACCTCTACATCCTGGCAGGCCATGAAAACAGCTACTGa
- the map4k3a gene encoding mitogen-activated protein kinase kinase kinase kinase 3 isoform X4, which yields MNSSGDLSRRNPQEDFELIQRIGSGTYGDVYKARNVNTGELAAIKVIKLEPGEDFAVVQQEIIMMKDCKHSNIVAYFGSYLRRDKLWISMEYCGGGSLQDIYHVTGPLSESQIAYMSRETLQGLYYLHNKGKMHRDIKGANILLTDNGYVKLADFGVSAQITATLAKRKSFIGTPYWMAPEVAAVERKGGYNQLCDIWAVGITAIELAELQPPMFDLHPMRALFLMTKSNFQPPKLKDKLKWTNIFHHFVKLALTKNPKKRPTAEKLLQHPFVSQPLSRTLAIELLDKSNNPDHSTFNDFDDDDPEPESPVSVPHRIRSTSRSTREGKTLSEINFGQVKFDPPLRKETEPHHEPCDSEPYLDCVEELYYTARSNLDLQLEYGHDSPSLLGGNKSLLKSVEEELKQRGHVAHLGDDEDEDDDGADDDETHTHKSSTIMRPKVPPPLPPKPKSICSSLQQQQLKQDDSQSHSEDDSGGGGTIKRCPAPQTASPAKAASNVPPRPPPPKLPPHRRSSLGNESPKRTDGENSAPDDDGSFRHFWEWLHTPHTEEELEEAWEVLKEVKEEEEKKEEKEASNGLNAPHNGEKDSPAERQSTMPPSVPIRKDKKDVATPISNGLPPTPKVHMGACFSKVFNGCPLKIHCATSWINPDTRDQYLIFGAEEGIYTLNLNELHETTMEQLFPRRCTWLYVMNNCLLSISGKASQLYSHTLSGLFEQARQLQKLPVAIPTHRLPDKMIPRKFSVSNKIPDTKGCQKCCVVRNPYTGHKYLCGAFQSSVMLLEWVESMQKFMLIKNIDFPLPCPLEVFEMLVVPEQTYPLICVAVSKGTEPSQVVRFGTVNPNCTSSWFTEEDTPQTCVIHVTQLERDTILVCLDRCIKIVNLQGRLKSSRKLSAELTFNFQIEATVCLQDSVLAFWRHGMQGRSFKTNEITQEISDSTRIFRLLGSDRRADCRHPEAGDRGISLPRVVVLESRPTDNPTAHSNLYILAGHENSY from the exons ATGAACTCCAGCGGGGACCTGTCGCGGCGGAACCCGCAGGAGGACTTCGAGCTGATCCAGCGGATCGGAAGCGGCACGTACGGAGATGTGTACAAG gcTCGCAATGTAAACACAGGGGAGCTGGCTGCTATCAAAGTCATCAAACTGGAACCGG GTGAGGACTTTGCTGTCGTCCAGCAGGAGATTATAATGATGAAAGACTGTAAACACTCCAACATTGTTGCCTATTTTGGAAGTTATCTCCG GAGAGATAAGTTATGGATCAGTATGGAGTACTGTGGAGGAGGTTCTCTACAGGACATCTATcacg tcACCGGGCCTTTGTCAGAGTCACAGATCGCCTACATGTCACGTGAGACCCTGCAG GGTTTGTACTATCTACACAACAAAGGCAAAATGCACAGAGACATCAAG GGAGCCAACATCCTCCTGACAGACAACGGCTACGTTAAACTAG CTGACTTCGGTGTATCGGCCCAGATCACAGCAACTCTCGCCAAGAGGAAGTCATTCATTGGAACTCCTTATTG GATGGCTCCAGAGGTAGCAGcagtggagaggaaaggaggcTACAACCAGCTCTGTGATATCTGGGCTGTGGGCATCACTGCGATAGAGTTGGCCGAACTACAGCCGCCCATGTTCGACCTGCACcccatgag GGCTCTGTTCCTAATGACCAAGAGCAACTTCCAGCCTCCCAAGTTGAAAGATAAACTCAAGTG gACAAATATCTTCCACCATTTTGTCAAACTTGCTCTGACCAAGAACCCAAAGAAGAGGCCCACAGCTGAGaaactgctgcag CACCCTTTTGTGTCGCAGCCGCTCAGCAGGACGCTGGCCATCGAGCTTCTGGACAAATCCAACAACCCCGACCACAGCACCTTCAACGACTTCGATGACGACGACCCTGAACCTGAg TCTCCGGTCTCTGTTCCTCATCGTATTCGTTCCACCAGCAGGAGCACAAGGGAGGGGAAGACGTTGTCTGAGATTAACT TCGGTCAGGTGAAGTTTGATCCTCCGttgagaaaagagacagagccCCACCATGAGCCG TGTGATTCTGAGCCCTATCTGGACTGTGTTGAGGAGCTCTACTATACCGCGAGATCTAATCTG GACTTGCAGCTGGAGTATGGGCATGATTCACCGAGTCTACTGGGAGGAAACAA GAGTCTTCTCAAATCTGTGGAGGAAGAGCTCAAGCAGAG GGGCCATGTGGCACACTTAggggatgatgaggatgaggatgatgatggtgcagatgatgatgaaactCACACTCA TAAATCGAGCACTATCATGAGGCCAAAGGTCCCACCCCCGCTGCCACCCAAG CCCAAGTCCATCTGCTcgtccctgcagcagcagcaactcaAACAAGACGACAGCCAATCCCACAGTGAGGACGACAGCGGAGGGGGGGGGACCATCAAGCGCTGTCCGGCCCCGCAGACGGCGAGTCCGGCCAAGGCCGCCTCCAACGTCCCCCCGCGGCCCCCGCCCCCGAAGCTGCCGCCCCACCGCCGCAGCAGCCTAGGTAACGAGAGTCCAAAGCGCACGGACGGCGAAAACTCTGCCCCCGACGATGATGGGAGCTTTAGGCATTTCTGGGAGTGGCTCCACACGCctcacacagaggaggagctggaggaggcgtGGGAGGTGCTGAAGgaagtgaaagaggaggaggaaaaaaaggaggagaaggaagcgA GCAATGGGCTGAACGCTCCACACAACGGAGAGAAGGACAGTCCGGCAGAGAGACAGTCCACCATGCCCCCTAGTGTCCCCATACGGAAAGACAAGAAGGATGTGGCG ACGCCGATCAGCAACGGTCTCCCACCCACACCTAAAGTCCAT ATGGGTGCATGTTTCTCCAAGGTGTTCAACGGTTGTCCTCTGAAAATCCACTGTGCCACTTCATGGATCAACCCAGACACCAGAG acCAGTATTTGATATTTGGAGCTGAAGAGGGGATCTACACATTAAACCTTAATGAGCTGCATGAGACCACGATGGAGCAG ctcttccCACGAAGGTGTACCTGGTTATACGTCATGAACAATTGTCTTCTTTCCATATCTG GAAAAGCGTCGCAGCTGTACTCTCACACCCTGAGCGGTCTGTTCGAACAGGCCCGGCAGTTACAGAAGTTACCAGTAGCCATTCCCACACACAGGCTGCCTGATAAGATGATTCCCAG GAAGTTTTCTGTGTCCAATAAAATTCCAGACACTAAAGGCTGCCAAAAGTGCTGCGTAG TGAGAAACCCGTACACAGGCCACAAGTATCTGTGTGGAGCCTTCCAGTCCAGTGTCATGCTGCTGGAGTGGGTGGAGTCCATGCAGAAGTTCATGCTCATCaag AACATCGACTTCCCGCTGCCGTGTCCGCTGGAGGTGTTTGAGATGCTGGTGGTCCCGGAGCAGACCTACCCTCTGATCTGCGTGGCCGTCAGTAAAGGCACCGAACCCAGCCAGGTGGTCCGGTTCGGCACAGTCAACCCCAACTGTACCTCGTCCTGGTTCACAGAAGAAG ACACACCACAGACGTGTGTGATCCACGTCACTCAGCTAGAGAGGGACACCATCCTGGTCTGCCTCGACA gaTGTATAAAGATAGTGAACCTGCAGGGCCGCTTGAAATCCAGCAGAAAGCTTTCAGCCGAGCTGACGTTCAACTTCCAGATTGAAGCCACgg TTTGTCTCCAAGACAGTGTCCTGGCTTTCTGGAGGCATGGCATGCAGGGGCGGAGTTTCAAGACCAACGAG ATCACCCAGGAGATCTCTGACAGCACACGCATCTTCAGACTACTGGGATCAGACAG ACGTGCTGACTGTAGACATCCAGAGGCCGGGGACAGAGGCATCTCTCTGCCCAG aGTGGTGGTGCTGGAGAGCAGGCCCACTGACAACCCTACAGCCCACAGCAACCTCTACATCCTGGCAGGCCATGAAAACAGCTACTGa